The following proteins come from a genomic window of Chryseobacterium glaciei:
- a CDS encoding DUF779 domain-containing protein gives MQTNISRVSVTEKALEVIWELERKYGELMFYQAGGCCEGTQPQCFEKGGFFPRMNDAMIGTINSHEFWIDRDLFEYWKYSHFTLDVVDGFGPGGFSLETPLGKTFKIEYKLFTPEEFENLEPVKRSE, from the coding sequence ATGCAAACCAACATATCCAGAGTCTCAGTCACAGAAAAAGCATTAGAAGTAATCTGGGAGTTAGAAAGAAAATATGGCGAACTCATGTTCTACCAAGCCGGAGGATGTTGCGAAGGAACTCAGCCCCAGTGTTTCGAAAAAGGAGGATTCTTCCCTAGAATGAATGATGCAATGATCGGAACCATCAATAGTCACGAATTCTGGATCGACCGCGATTTATTTGAATACTGGAAATATTCTCATTTTACATTGGATGTTGTAGACGGTTTCGGGCCAGGCGGATTTTCTTTAGAAACACCTTTAGGAAAAACGTTTAAAATAGAATACAAACTTTTCACTCCAGAGGAATTCGAAAACCTAGAACCTGTAAAACGCAGTGAATGA
- a CDS encoding dicarboxylate/amino acid:cation symporter, translated as MKEVFKNYSGIILLLLGITVGSIIGIVAPNFVEYIKPLGDIFLNLLFVSVVPLVFFAVSNSIASLEQQSKFGKIMLTMVFTFLFFILTAAVFTICVVYLFPVSGVSGSKEIVEEATNRDSWGNRIVGFFTVGEFTQLFSRQNMLALLIFAFMTGFAARKAGEQGQPFRVFLASGYEVMKELLLLIMKVAPIGLGAYFAYQVATLGPQLFGFYAKPLGLYYIAGIVYFLVFFSLYAFMANGQNGVKSFWKNAIYPTLTALSTCSSFATMPANLQAASKIGIPSSIANLVIPIGTTLHKNGSSMSSIIKIYVAFLIIGRDFFDPMNLLLALGITVFVSIVAGGIPNGGYIGEMLMISVYKLPQEAIPAVMIIGTLVDPLATVLNAVGQVVASMFVNRLSRLDILFV; from the coding sequence ATGAAAGAAGTATTTAAAAACTACTCAGGAATTATACTTTTACTCCTCGGGATCACTGTTGGAAGCATTATTGGAATCGTTGCTCCCAATTTTGTTGAGTATATAAAACCTTTGGGAGATATTTTCCTGAATCTTCTTTTTGTAAGTGTAGTTCCGTTGGTGTTTTTTGCAGTTTCTAATTCGATCGCTTCCTTAGAACAGCAATCGAAGTTTGGAAAAATCATGCTGACGATGGTTTTTACTTTTCTATTTTTCATTTTAACAGCAGCAGTTTTTACCATTTGTGTTGTTTACCTATTCCCTGTTTCCGGAGTTTCGGGAAGTAAGGAAATTGTGGAAGAAGCCACTAATAGAGACAGTTGGGGAAATAGAATTGTCGGCTTCTTTACCGTGGGAGAATTTACTCAGCTTTTTTCAAGACAAAATATGTTGGCTCTTTTGATCTTTGCCTTCATGACAGGGTTTGCAGCCAGAAAAGCTGGAGAACAAGGACAACCATTCAGAGTTTTTCTTGCTTCCGGATATGAAGTGATGAAGGAGTTACTTTTATTGATTATGAAAGTAGCACCGATTGGTTTAGGAGCTTATTTTGCCTACCAGGTCGCAACTTTAGGACCTCAGCTTTTCGGATTTTACGCTAAACCTTTAGGTCTTTATTATATTGCAGGAATCGTTTATTTCTTAGTATTTTTTTCACTGTATGCTTTTATGGCGAATGGACAAAATGGAGTGAAAAGTTTCTGGAAAAATGCAATTTATCCGACCCTAACAGCTTTAAGTACATGCAGTAGTTTTGCAACAATGCCTGCCAATTTACAGGCTGCCTCTAAAATTGGTATTCCAAGTTCTATTGCGAATCTTGTGATTCCGATCGGGACGACTTTGCATAAAAACGGTTCCTCGATGTCTTCAATTATTAAAATTTATGTTGCTTTCTTAATTATAGGAAGAGATTTTTTTGATCCGATGAATCTACTTTTAGCATTAGGAATTACTGTTTTTGTAAGTATCGTTGCAGGCGGAATTCCGAACGGAGGATATATTGGAGAAATGCTGATGATCTCTGTTTATAAATTGCCTCAGGAAGCCATTCCTGCTGTGATGATTATTGGGACATTGGTTGATCCTTTGGCGACGGTTTTAAATGCAGTTGGACAAGTAGTGGCTTCGATGTTTGTTAATCGGTTGTCAAGACTTGATATTTTGTTTGTTTAA
- a CDS encoding DnaJ C-terminal domain-containing protein, producing the protein MAYIDYYKILGVDKSATQDDIKKAYRKQARKLHPDLNPNDKEAEKKFKELNEANEVLSNPENRTKYDKYGENWKHGEEYGKAQQQQSQGGNYSGGFSGADFGEGEDFSDFFQSMFGGEGGGFGRSSRGSASGKFKGQDVHAELNLNLRDAATTHPQTFDINGKKVRITIPAGVYDGQQIKLKGHGNPGANGGPSGDLYITFNISADADFERIGDDLKTKIPIDLYTAVLGGDVKVNTLDGSVNLKVKSETQSGTTVRLKGKGFPVYKKEGQFGDLFVTYEVKLPTDLTEKQKELFEQLKNS; encoded by the coding sequence ATGGCTTATATAGATTACTATAAAATTTTAGGCGTAGATAAAAGCGCAACGCAGGATGATATTAAGAAAGCGTACCGAAAACAGGCAAGAAAACTCCATCCTGATCTCAATCCCAACGACAAAGAAGCTGAGAAAAAATTCAAAGAGCTGAACGAAGCCAATGAGGTTCTCAGCAATCCTGAAAATCGTACGAAGTATGATAAATACGGAGAAAATTGGAAACATGGTGAAGAATACGGAAAAGCTCAGCAACAGCAAAGTCAAGGTGGAAATTACAGTGGCGGATTTTCCGGTGCTGATTTTGGCGAAGGCGAAGACTTTTCAGACTTTTTCCAAAGTATGTTTGGCGGAGAAGGAGGTGGTTTTGGAAGAAGTTCCAGAGGAAGTGCATCAGGGAAATTTAAAGGTCAGGATGTTCATGCAGAACTGAATTTAAATTTAAGAGACGCCGCAACAACGCACCCGCAAACTTTTGATATTAATGGTAAAAAAGTAAGAATTACGATTCCTGCAGGTGTTTATGACGGACAGCAAATTAAGTTAAAAGGTCACGGAAATCCTGGAGCAAATGGTGGCCCGAGTGGGGATTTATATATCACTTTCAATATTTCTGCTGATGCTGATTTTGAAAGGATTGGTGATGATTTGAAAACAAAGATTCCGATTGACTTGTACACAGCAGTTTTAGGTGGCGACGTAAAAGTAAATACGTTGGATGGAAGTGTCAACCTTAAAGTAAAATCCGAAACGCAAAGCGGAACTACGGTGAGATTGAAAGGAAAAGGTTTTCCTGTGTACAAAAAAGAGGGACAATTTGGTGATTTGTTTGTGACTTATGAAGTAAAATTACCGACAGATCTTACAGAAAAGCAAAAAGAACTTTTTGAACAACTTAAAAATTCCTAG
- a CDS encoding chaperone modulator CbpM, producing the protein MSERISREELVKIYNIEITFFDELVDSGLLTIQTENEIRYLMYEDLPVFERFTNWHYDLEINLPGLEVIHDMLNKMEDLKRKNRELMIKLSGISSKYEDG; encoded by the coding sequence ATGAGTGAAAGAATATCGCGAGAAGAGCTCGTAAAAATATACAATATTGAGATCACTTTTTTTGACGAATTGGTAGATTCTGGATTGTTGACTATTCAGACTGAGAATGAAATACGTTACCTGATGTATGAAGATCTGCCGGTTTTCGAAAGATTTACCAATTGGCATTATGATCTGGAAATTAATCTGCCGGGTTTAGAGGTCATTCATGATATGTTAAATAAAATGGAAGATTTAAAACGGAAAAATCGTGAATTAATGATCAAACTTTCCGGAATAAGCAGTAAATATGAAGACGGATAA
- a CDS encoding PLP-dependent cysteine synthase family protein has protein sequence MKYAKNILETIGNTPLVKLNKVLGEDFPALVLAKVETFNPGNSVKDRMALKMIEDAEKDGRLKPGGTIIEGTSGNTGMGLALAAIIKGYKCIFVTNAKQSKEKCDILRAVGAEVIVCPTDVKPTDPRSYYSVSKRLATETENGWYVNQYDNLSNRTAHYESTAPEIWEQTDGQLTHFVAGAGTGGTVTGCGTFFKERNPNIKVIGVDTYGSILKEFHETGELHYDHAYTYITEGIGEDIIPENYDMSVIDHFEKVTDKDGAIYARKLAKEEGIFCGYSAGSAIASLIQMKDQFTKDDVIVVLLHDHGSRYVGKIYNDEWMKEMGWLD, from the coding sequence ATGAAATACGCAAAAAACATCCTTGAAACTATCGGAAATACGCCACTTGTAAAGCTTAATAAGGTTTTGGGTGAAGATTTTCCTGCATTAGTTTTGGCAAAGGTTGAGACCTTCAATCCCGGGAATTCTGTGAAAGATAGAATGGCTCTGAAAATGATTGAAGATGCAGAGAAAGACGGGAGATTAAAACCCGGAGGGACCATTATTGAAGGGACTTCTGGAAATACAGGGATGGGATTGGCTCTTGCAGCAATCATCAAAGGTTACAAATGTATTTTTGTAACAAACGCTAAACAATCAAAAGAAAAATGTGATATTCTTCGTGCTGTAGGTGCTGAAGTAATCGTTTGTCCAACAGACGTTAAGCCTACAGATCCGCGTTCTTACTACTCGGTTTCCAAGAGATTAGCAACTGAAACAGAAAACGGATGGTACGTTAATCAATACGATAATTTATCCAACAGAACTGCTCATTACGAGTCTACTGCACCTGAAATCTGGGAACAGACTGACGGACAATTAACTCACTTTGTAGCAGGAGCCGGAACAGGAGGTACCGTTACAGGTTGTGGAACTTTCTTTAAAGAGAGAAATCCTAACATTAAAGTGATTGGTGTTGATACTTATGGTTCTATTTTGAAGGAATTCCATGAGACGGGTGAATTGCATTACGATCACGCTTACACATACATCACAGAAGGAATTGGTGAAGATATCATTCCTGAAAACTACGATATGTCTGTAATTGATCATTTCGAAAAAGTAACTGATAAAGACGGAGCAATCTATGCTAGAAAATTAGCTAAAGAAGAAGGAATTTTCTGTGGATATTCTGCGGGAAGCGCAATTGCTTCTTTGATTCAGATGAAAGATCAGTTTACAAAAGATGATGTTATTGTTGTTCTTCTTCACGATCACGGTTCAAGATATGTAGGGAAAATCTACAACGACGAATGGATGAAAGAAATGGGTTGGTTGGATTAA
- a CDS encoding ABC transporter permease: protein MKFPLYFSRKIAFSKDNKNNLSRVIIFIGRLSVALGIIVSLITVSTGFGSKKAIKERLADFSGHITVKSTRSNSSYNTSVLDNQGLDIPKIKEIPDVETVQKYAMTTGIMRNEHNFAGIIFKGVGKDFDSLRFKKFLVAGTTPKITEIGYNNGVTISQKIANDLHLKVKDSIVTIFSKADQKPIYRKFEVVGIYKTDIKMIDEQFVIGGINHVRKIQDMKPNEIGGIDIFLKNVNDIDSDFPEIEKLIGYKNYAEKATEKFPQITDWISIFDTNIALIIVIMLVVVVINIIMVLLILIIERTNSIGLLKTLGASNSQIRATFINYTLIIMIPGLLYGNIIGLGLILLQKFFGIIKLNPENYYVSTVPVDLNPIAIISISVGILIISGLALIIPSYLISKISPVKAIKYN, encoded by the coding sequence TTGAAATTTCCTTTATATTTCTCTAGAAAAATAGCGTTTTCCAAAGATAACAAAAATAACCTTTCAAGGGTTATCATCTTCATAGGCAGACTTTCTGTGGCTTTAGGAATTATCGTTTCACTGATCACGGTTTCCACAGGTTTCGGGTCAAAAAAAGCGATTAAAGAAAGACTGGCGGATTTCAGCGGACATATTACGGTAAAATCTACTCGTTCAAACTCTTCCTACAACACTTCCGTTCTCGATAATCAGGGGTTGGATATTCCAAAAATAAAAGAAATTCCTGACGTAGAAACCGTTCAGAAATATGCAATGACTACAGGAATTATGCGTAATGAGCATAACTTTGCAGGAATTATTTTTAAAGGTGTTGGAAAGGATTTTGACAGTTTAAGATTCAAAAAATTCCTTGTTGCAGGAACGACTCCAAAAATTACAGAAATAGGCTACAATAATGGCGTTACTATTTCTCAAAAAATAGCAAATGATCTTCATCTAAAGGTTAAAGACAGCATTGTTACGATATTTTCGAAAGCAGATCAGAAGCCTATTTACAGAAAATTTGAAGTAGTCGGTATTTATAAAACCGATATCAAAATGATTGATGAACAGTTCGTTATTGGTGGAATCAATCATGTGAGAAAGATTCAGGATATGAAGCCTAATGAAATTGGCGGAATCGATATTTTCCTGAAAAATGTAAATGATATCGACAGTGATTTCCCCGAAATAGAAAAGTTAATCGGCTACAAAAACTACGCAGAAAAAGCAACTGAAAAATTCCCGCAAATCACAGATTGGATCAGTATTTTTGACACTAATATTGCATTGATCATCGTCATTATGCTGGTTGTAGTTGTCATTAATATTATCATGGTTCTTTTGATTCTGATTATTGAAAGAACGAATTCCATCGGTTTACTTAAAACATTAGGAGCAAGCAATTCTCAGATCAGAGCAACTTTCATTAATTATACTTTGATCATCATGATTCCCGGACTTTTATATGGAAATATTATTGGTCTTGGATTGATATTATTACAGAAATTTTTTGGAATTATTAAATTGAATCCAGAGAATTATTACGTGAGTACCGTTCCTGTAGACTTAAATCCTATCGCGATTATTTCAATTTCAGTTGGAATTTTAATCATTTCCGGATTGGCATTGATTATTCCAAGTTATTTGATTAGTAAAATTTCTCCTGTTAAAGCTATTAAGTATAATTAA
- a CDS encoding exo-beta-N-acetylmuramidase NamZ domain-containing protein — MNLDFKIKNLLLICLIFLGVFNQYYSQTGNVGTFKTGADRPETYLPLLKGKTIGIVTNQTGLMSDKTHLVDFLVKNNIKIKSIFAPEHGFRGDADAGEKVKNGVDVKTGIPIVSLYGNNKKPKPEQLKGLDIVIFDIQDVGARFYTYISTLTYLMEAGAENNVEIMVLDRPNPHDGYTDGPVLKKKWTSFVGMHEVPVVYGLTIGEYGKMVNGEKWLKNGVQAKYTLIQMQNYHKKMRYPILDKPSPNLPNDKSINLYPSLCFFEGTQVSAGRGTDLPFQIYGSPWTKDLPYQFTPKPNFGAKDPFLNGKLCYGENLSNYPTDLRELNLEWVIKAYKNYKNPQQDFFLKNLWFDTLAGTDELRKQIIAGKSIKEIKASWKTDLDKFEKIRTKYVVYEN; from the coding sequence ATGAATTTAGATTTCAAAATTAAAAATTTACTTCTGATTTGCCTAATTTTTTTAGGAGTATTCAATCAGTATTATTCTCAAACGGGTAATGTCGGTACTTTTAAAACCGGAGCAGACCGTCCTGAAACATATTTGCCATTATTAAAAGGAAAGACAATAGGGATCGTGACCAACCAGACAGGTTTGATGAGCGACAAAACTCATTTGGTAGATTTTTTAGTTAAAAATAATATTAAAATAAAATCAATTTTTGCTCCTGAACATGGTTTCAGAGGTGATGCTGATGCAGGTGAAAAGGTGAAAAATGGAGTAGATGTAAAAACAGGAATTCCTATCGTTTCTTTGTACGGAAATAATAAAAAGCCAAAGCCTGAGCAATTGAAAGGACTTGATATTGTGATTTTTGATATTCAGGATGTTGGGGCAAGATTTTACACGTATATTTCTACGTTAACCTATTTAATGGAAGCCGGAGCGGAAAATAATGTTGAGATCATGGTTTTAGACCGACCTAATCCGCATGATGGTTACACAGATGGACCTGTTTTAAAGAAAAAATGGACAAGTTTTGTAGGAATGCATGAAGTTCCTGTCGTTTACGGATTAACAATCGGTGAATACGGAAAAATGGTGAATGGCGAAAAGTGGCTGAAAAATGGAGTTCAGGCAAAATATACTTTGATCCAGATGCAAAATTATCATAAGAAAATGCGTTATCCAATTTTAGATAAACCATCCCCAAATTTACCAAACGATAAATCCATCAATTTATATCCAAGTTTATGTTTTTTTGAGGGAACGCAGGTTTCGGCGGGAAGAGGAACAGATTTGCCCTTCCAGATTTACGGTTCTCCATGGACAAAAGATCTGCCTTATCAATTTACTCCAAAACCCAACTTTGGTGCAAAAGATCCTTTCTTAAATGGCAAATTATGTTACGGAGAAAATCTTTCAAATTATCCTACAGATTTACGAGAATTAAACCTTGAATGGGTTATTAAAGCCTATAAAAACTACAAAAATCCACAGCAGGATTTCTTCTTGAAAAATTTATGGTTTGATACTTTAGCCGGAACAGATGAATTGAGAAAACAAATCATCGCAGGAAAATCGATCAAAGAAATTAAAGCTTCCTGGAAAACGGATTTAGATAAATTTGAGAAAATAAGAACGAAATACGTTGTTTACGAAAATTAA
- a CDS encoding DUF3575 domain-containing protein produces MLKIKLLTGFLTLFLLGTINAQEQDNSEKSVYVKVNAPFLPIGILNAGLEHQISKKYTVQADVFISPWKSFAGHELQNYSVSLEGRYYFNEAFKHWYIGANIAASAFTLQKWSYWSDGEFINEHNGDLLVYSNLYQKGYSIALGITGGYQFQLSDRWNMDIYATVGTSQGFYKGYDRTTGKRYDVAEKYNKSGEILPYRGGIMISYKLK; encoded by the coding sequence ATGTTGAAAATTAAATTGCTTACAGGATTCCTAACCTTATTTTTATTAGGAACAATCAATGCTCAAGAACAAGACAATAGTGAAAAGAGTGTTTATGTAAAAGTAAATGCTCCATTTTTACCTATAGGAATTTTAAATGCAGGTTTAGAACATCAAATCAGTAAAAAATATACCGTACAAGCTGATGTTTTCATTTCTCCATGGAAATCTTTTGCAGGCCATGAACTGCAGAACTACTCTGTATCTTTAGAAGGAAGATATTATTTTAATGAAGCTTTTAAACATTGGTATATCGGAGCCAATATTGCTGCATCTGCCTTCACGTTACAAAAATGGAGCTACTGGAGTGATGGTGAGTTTATTAATGAACATAATGGAGATTTATTAGTATATTCAAATCTTTATCAAAAGGGGTATTCTATTGCATTGGGAATTACAGGAGGTTATCAATTCCAACTATCAGACAGGTGGAATATGGATATATATGCAACCGTTGGTACTTCGCAAGGTTTTTACAAAGGTTATGACCGTACAACAGGCAAACGTTATGATGTTGCAGAAAAATATAACAAAAGTGGTGAAATTCTCCCGTACAGAGGCGGAATCATGATCTCTTATAAATTAAAATAA
- a CDS encoding thioredoxin fold domain-containing protein: MKKIISGLFLFSTIITFAQEAIKFQELPFKDLVAKAKKENKIVFIDAYASWCGPCKMMEKNIFTQKSVGDYFNSSFVNARFDMEKGEGREIAAKYGVRSYPTYLFLNGDGELVSQNFGYMEESLFLSMAKEVNSPNNKKGSLKDRFAKGEKDSEFLVNIMKLNSTSDFDFAKKASERYFENKKKTDELSKDDIGFLFFFLKSTEDSNYKIFTSKKAEIIKFLPEETYKEFDNQLKLAKVVEQSIDDKNKKINDEYFMKIAEPLVGKLDAQTKLNQTKLAYYEQNANFPEYEKAALEYYKNSDSFEPNELLKTAWIFSEHIKTPSSLKKALEWAEKSVMRGETSENTYILARLYFLTGNNEMAKTYAEMSKNIASQSQKDSTLAEGLLKQIK; the protein is encoded by the coding sequence ATGAAGAAGATCATCTCTGGATTATTTTTATTCTCTACCATCATTACATTTGCTCAGGAAGCAATAAAGTTTCAGGAGTTACCGTTTAAAGATCTCGTTGCTAAAGCAAAAAAAGAAAACAAAATTGTTTTTATAGACGCTTATGCTTCTTGGTGTGGCCCATGTAAAATGATGGAGAAAAATATATTTACTCAAAAATCTGTCGGAGATTATTTCAACTCCAGTTTTGTGAATGCAAGATTTGATATGGAGAAAGGTGAAGGAAGAGAAATCGCTGCGAAATACGGAGTTCGTTCGTACCCAACTTATCTGTTTTTAAACGGTGACGGAGAATTGGTTTCTCAAAACTTCGGTTACATGGAAGAAAGTCTTTTCTTATCGATGGCCAAAGAAGTAAATTCACCAAATAACAAAAAAGGTTCTCTAAAAGACCGTTTTGCAAAAGGGGAAAAAGATTCTGAATTCTTGGTTAATATCATGAAATTAAATTCAACAAGCGATTTTGATTTTGCCAAAAAAGCCTCTGAAAGATATTTTGAAAATAAAAAGAAAACCGATGAACTTTCAAAAGATGATATCGGATTTTTATTCTTCTTTTTAAAGTCTACCGAAGACTCAAATTATAAAATTTTCACTTCGAAAAAAGCAGAAATCATTAAATTTTTACCCGAGGAAACTTACAAAGAATTTGATAATCAGTTAAAATTAGCAAAAGTTGTTGAGCAATCTATTGATGATAAAAATAAAAAAATCAACGACGAATATTTCATGAAAATAGCCGAACCGTTGGTTGGAAAACTTGATGCTCAGACTAAGCTTAATCAGACAAAATTAGCCTATTACGAGCAAAATGCCAATTTTCCTGAATACGAAAAAGCAGCGTTAGAATATTATAAAAATTCTGATTCTTTCGAACCAAACGAATTACTAAAAACAGCATGGATTTTTTCTGAACATATAAAAACACCATCATCATTAAAGAAAGCTCTTGAATGGGCAGAAAAATCTGTAATGAGAGGGGAAACTTCGGAAAACACTTATATTTTGGCAAGACTTTATTTCTTAACAGGAAATAATGAGATGGCAAAAACTTACGCTGAAATGTCAAAAAATATAGCATCCCAATCTCAAAAGGATTCTACTCTGGCAGAAGGGTTATTAAAACAAATAAAATAA
- a CDS encoding T9SS type A sorting domain-containing protein codes for MKKTVFTLFFILILQFTYAQVSFAGNPEYGQLRNFVYDKTVPNKIYATTYIDKHIMVSNNNGTTWNVLYTLPYPEYAPSISQMRLTNNGTALSFIQYFGLGSTLNRVIVLNLSTLSILKEYNMPPNEAVESISNYSILDNGNMNTATMFAKGDNDKFFKTTNGGTTWTKVFDAANYENVLVNDAIMDPTDPQKLYIVRNGGPGNVDGGLLKSTDAGATWTEKLNGLILQSIAINPSNPNIMYAGTGVLWTYPNQHEAVYKSTDAGNAWTEQTGITWSTNPIGLKNVPKIEINPYKPSHVVVLADDRVAVTTNDGTTWTTTPHAGLTDGSSYYYGIDATFDPNNLNNVIISNNRFPKFSSDRGVTLTSIANPFFNGMGKINVINDNGVDKLIYGVQYGYTVKNLTNNQEMPISVMPLNESPMDGQIGLMYIDKKHAGRVYTYESSFMGNNINVSDDYGTTVTPLYNTYDTGFTAAETDPANQNIAWIATFNGVNATLIKSDFTNTGNPVNDIITLPYDEDYIYGIKVNQNNSNEVLVTVGNRLFKTTNSGTSWTEITAGLQGLTLPNIALSLVQNPINTSQYTMAASNGIYTSIDAGNTWSKIYDGMVNKVEHSTKQNGQIIGITNTYLTTLPKVIYTSNGGTNWQEKTASNYFNTTVIDGTARFVDATTAEIYLTTNSLGILKDVISFTNLGTSNPGILKDDISIYPNPAQDVINIKLGKNATKFKVTIYSTAGQLVLTSENKSSIDISGLIKGVYLLKIDQANTPTIIKKVIKK; via the coding sequence ATGAAGAAAACAGTATTTACTTTATTTTTTATTCTGATTCTGCAATTTACCTATGCGCAGGTAAGCTTCGCAGGAAATCCGGAATATGGACAGTTACGAAATTTTGTTTACGACAAAACTGTTCCCAACAAAATTTACGCAACAACTTATATTGATAAGCACATTATGGTCTCCAACAACAATGGAACAACCTGGAATGTCTTATACACCCTTCCCTACCCGGAATATGCGCCAAGCATTTCACAAATGAGACTTACCAATAATGGTACAGCATTGAGTTTTATCCAATACTTCGGTTTAGGAAGTACGCTAAACAGAGTTATTGTATTGAATTTATCAACTTTAAGCATTTTAAAAGAATACAATATGCCTCCCAACGAAGCTGTTGAAAGCATTAGCAATTATTCGATTCTTGATAATGGTAATATGAATACCGCAACCATGTTTGCAAAAGGCGACAATGATAAATTTTTTAAAACGACCAACGGCGGAACTACCTGGACGAAGGTTTTTGATGCTGCAAATTATGAAAATGTCCTTGTAAACGATGCTATTATGGATCCTACAGACCCTCAAAAACTTTATATCGTACGTAACGGAGGTCCCGGAAATGTAGATGGAGGTTTATTAAAATCAACAGATGCAGGAGCAACTTGGACAGAAAAACTTAACGGACTTATCCTACAATCAATCGCAATTAATCCTTCTAATCCGAATATTATGTATGCAGGAACTGGTGTTCTTTGGACGTATCCAAATCAGCATGAAGCAGTTTACAAATCTACAGATGCAGGAAATGCTTGGACAGAACAAACTGGTATTACATGGTCTACAAATCCTATTGGACTAAAAAATGTACCGAAAATTGAAATAAACCCTTATAAACCAAGCCACGTAGTTGTTTTAGCTGACGACAGAGTTGCAGTAACAACAAATGACGGGACAACGTGGACTACCACTCCACACGCTGGTTTAACAGACGGAAGTTCTTATTATTATGGAATTGATGCCACATTTGATCCGAATAATTTAAACAATGTTATCATTTCCAACAACCGTTTTCCAAAATTCTCATCAGACAGAGGAGTAACGCTTACTTCTATAGCAAATCCGTTTTTTAATGGAATGGGAAAAATAAATGTAATTAATGATAATGGTGTTGATAAGTTAATTTATGGAGTACAATATGGCTACACTGTAAAAAATCTTACCAACAATCAGGAAATGCCAATCAGCGTAATGCCTCTTAACGAAAGCCCGATGGATGGACAAATTGGACTGATGTATATCGACAAAAAGCATGCAGGAAGAGTCTATACCTATGAATCATCTTTTATGGGAAATAACATCAATGTAAGTGATGATTATGGAACTACTGTAACACCGCTTTACAATACTTATGACACTGGCTTTACCGCTGCAGAAACAGATCCGGCTAATCAAAATATTGCTTGGATTGCCACTTTCAATGGTGTCAATGCAACTTTGATTAAATCTGATTTTACAAATACAGGAAATCCGGTAAACGACATCATCACTTTACCTTATGATGAAGATTATATTTATGGAATTAAAGTAAATCAAAACAACTCCAATGAAGTATTGGTAACCGTTGGTAACAGATTGTTTAAAACTACAAACAGTGGAACTTCATGGACGGAAATTACTGCAGGTTTGCAAGGTTTAACGCTTCCGAATATTGCTTTAAGCTTAGTTCAGAATCCAATAAATACAAGTCAGTACACAATGGCCGCTTCAAATGGTATCTACACTTCAATTGATGCAGGAAATACATGGTCTAAGATCTATGACGGAATGGTAAATAAAGTTGAACATTCAACAAAACAAAACGGACAGATCATAGGAATTACCAACACGTATTTAACTACTCTTCCAAAAGTTATCTACACTAGCAACGGAGGAACAAACTGGCAGGAAAAAACGGCCTCAAACTATTTCAACACAACAGTTATTGATGGTACAGCCCGCTTTGTAGACGCTACAACTGCTGAAATTTATTTGACGACCAATTCTTTAGGTATTTTAAAAGATGTTATCTCTTTCACAAACTTAGGAACTTCAAATCCGGGTATTTTAAAAGATGATATCAGTATTTATCCGAATCCGGCTCAGGACGTAATCAATATTAAATTAGGCAAAAATGCTACGAAGTTTAAAGTAACGATCTACAGCACAGCAGGACAATTGGTTTTAACATCAGAAAACAAATCAAGTATAGATATTTCCGGTTTAATAAAAGGAGTTTATCTTCTGAAAATAGATCAGGCAAATACACCAACAATAATTAAAAAGGTTATCAAAAAATAG